From Nocardia sp. XZ_19_385, the proteins below share one genomic window:
- a CDS encoding phosphoribosyltransferase yields the protein MSGLPWATRELGIELQHLRGAADELSIPALIEPGLRRNPRRAHLLVSTVLGKHLPTDPHVVLAAGDRLGDLVRAAVGEQDVVVLGFAETATGLGHIVAARIGAGCYLHSTRRDVAEAETLTGFEEGHSHATSHLLQPMPAGIFMNDQPLVLVDDEISTGATAIDAVRALHAFAPRSHYVLASLVDMRTEADYEAFEKAAADLGARIDTVCLASGRTMLPEGLIDAVTALPEPELNPVAEQRGSFTRLELPWPSSVPEGGRHGILDSDTAAFDAAVTAATSRLRAQLAAQAPGRPAILLGHEELMYLPLRLAASLAESGIPTRFQTTTRSPAYVLDEPGYPLRRGFRFTAPEPDAEAPRFLYNAQWSADLDAELRALTGGPETVSATADAVLVVVLDKPADTTELVAEGGLVDVLTASGADVVVAVLPGADPRQLRDERTTAAPTRPADNGDGPDRINEQPGSHDAGLDDEGLAVTQPQTPSRPGLELPTPLHGPEFGSYAADEVSWLLKDLSEADLEADVAEREQRIQAGEAHYAESLPIEFQPDAAYRELFDQVLEESAERLALAVATVSELVVAERGNDIVLVSLARAGTPVGILMKRWLKSGRGADLPSLDVPHYAVSIVRGRGIDAVALDYLARHHDPSTIVFVDGWTGKGAITHELNEALDAYHAAGGARFNGELAVLADPGHCVRTYGTRDDFLIASACLNSTVSGLVSRTVLNDTLIGPGDFHGAKFYRDLAADDVSGRLLDLVSAAFGTVRDRVPASVATVQASDRTPTWSGWVSVEKVQAEYGITSVNFVKPGVGETTRVLLRRVPWLVLVREADAPEHAHLRLLAAARGVPVEVVPDLAYSCMGLIKEVRK from the coding sequence ATGAGCGGGCTACCTTGGGCCACCAGAGAACTCGGGATCGAACTACAGCACCTGCGTGGGGCCGCCGACGAGTTGTCGATTCCGGCGCTGATCGAGCCCGGGCTGCGGCGTAATCCGCGGCGGGCGCACCTGCTGGTCTCGACGGTGCTCGGCAAGCATCTGCCGACCGACCCGCACGTAGTGCTCGCCGCCGGCGACCGGCTGGGCGACCTCGTCCGCGCCGCGGTAGGGGAGCAGGACGTGGTCGTCCTCGGATTCGCCGAAACCGCAACGGGTCTTGGTCATATCGTCGCCGCGCGCATCGGCGCCGGCTGCTACCTGCACTCCACCCGGCGCGATGTGGCCGAAGCGGAAACACTCACCGGTTTCGAGGAGGGGCACTCGCACGCCACCTCGCACCTACTACAGCCGATGCCCGCCGGAATCTTCATGAACGACCAGCCTCTGGTGCTGGTGGACGACGAGATATCCACCGGGGCAACCGCAATCGATGCGGTGCGGGCACTGCATGCCTTCGCCCCGCGCTCGCACTACGTGCTGGCCTCGCTGGTCGACATGCGCACCGAGGCCGACTACGAGGCATTCGAAAAAGCGGCCGCCGATCTGGGCGCGCGCATCGACACCGTCTGCCTGGCCTCCGGCCGCACCATGCTGCCCGAGGGGCTGATCGACGCGGTCACCGCGCTACCCGAACCCGAGTTGAATCCCGTTGCCGAGCAACGGGGATCGTTCACCCGCCTCGAATTGCCCTGGCCATCTTCGGTTCCCGAGGGCGGTCGGCACGGGATCCTGGATTCCGACACCGCGGCCTTCGATGCCGCTGTCACTGCCGCCACCTCGAGGTTGCGTGCGCAGCTGGCCGCGCAGGCTCCCGGTCGACCGGCAATCCTGCTCGGCCACGAAGAGCTGATGTACTTGCCGCTGCGGCTGGCGGCGTCCCTGGCCGAATCGGGGATTCCCACCCGATTCCAGACGACTACCCGCTCTCCTGCCTATGTGCTGGATGAGCCCGGTTACCCGCTACGGCGCGGATTCCGTTTCACCGCACCAGAACCCGACGCCGAAGCGCCGCGCTTCCTCTACAACGCGCAGTGGAGTGCGGACCTCGACGCCGAACTCCGAGCACTGACCGGGGGCCCTGAAACGGTGTCGGCCACCGCCGATGCCGTGCTGGTCGTGGTCCTCGACAAGCCCGCCGACACCACCGAACTCGTCGCCGAGGGCGGCCTGGTCGACGTGCTCACCGCGTCCGGAGCCGATGTGGTCGTCGCCGTGCTGCCGGGCGCCGACCCGCGCCAGTTGCGCGACGAGCGCACAACCGCAGCACCCACCCGACCGGCCGACAACGGCGACGGCCCGGATCGGATCAACGAACAACCTGGCAGCCACGACGCGGGCCTGGATGATGAAGGACTAGCCGTGACTCAACCGCAGACCCCTTCGAGACCGGGGCTGGAACTCCCTACTCCATTACATGGCCCGGAGTTCGGATCGTATGCGGCCGATGAGGTTTCGTGGCTGCTGAAGGATCTCTCCGAGGCAGACCTCGAGGCCGATGTGGCCGAGCGAGAGCAGCGTATCCAGGCGGGCGAGGCGCATTACGCGGAGTCGCTGCCGATCGAGTTCCAGCCGGACGCCGCCTATCGTGAGCTGTTCGACCAGGTGCTCGAGGAGAGTGCCGAACGCTTGGCCCTCGCGGTGGCGACGGTCTCGGAACTCGTTGTCGCCGAACGCGGCAACGACATCGTGCTGGTCTCGCTGGCGCGCGCGGGCACCCCGGTCGGCATCCTGATGAAGCGCTGGCTGAAGTCCGGTCGCGGCGCGGATCTGCCGAGTCTGGATGTCCCGCATTACGCGGTATCGATCGTGCGCGGTCGAGGCATCGATGCCGTCGCGCTGGATTACCTTGCCCGGCACCATGATCCGTCGACCATCGTCTTCGTGGACGGCTGGACCGGCAAGGGCGCGATCACGCACGAGCTGAACGAAGCACTGGACGCCTATCACGCCGCCGGCGGCGCGCGCTTCAACGGTGAACTGGCCGTGCTCGCCGACCCGGGCCACTGCGTGCGCACCTACGGCACCCGCGACGACTTCCTCATCGCCTCGGCCTGCCTGAATTCGACGGTGTCCGGCCTGGTTTCGCGCACCGTACTGAACGACACCCTGATCGGTCCCGGTGATTTCCACGGCGCCAAGTTCTATCGGGATCTGGCCGCCGACGATGTGTCGGGCCGACTGCTCGACCTCGTCAGCGCGGCCTTCGGAACCGTCCGTGATCGGGTGCCCGCTTCGGTGGCCACGGTCCAGGCGAGCGACCGCACACCCACTTGGTCCGGCTGGGTCTCGGTGGAAAAGGTGCAGGCCGAATACGGCATCACCAGTGTGAATTTCGTGAAACCCGGTGTGGGCGAGACGACCCGGGTGCTGCTGCGGCGGGTGCCGTGGCTGGTACTGGTCCGGGAGGCCGACGCTCCCGAGCACGCGCACCTGCGCCTGCTCGCCGCGGCGCGCGGTGTGCCGGTGGAAGTGGTTCCCGACCTTGCCTATTCGTGCATGGGATTGATCAAGGAAGTGCGCAAGTAA
- a CDS encoding HpcH/HpaI aldolase/citrate lyase family protein yields the protein MTVGIAVQQEVNLRKRLPLRHFRQLHGPDVRHLFHRQPEPFGDSTDRELLAIALGATLYAPATRPDLAETIRKRAKRGVCSMVIDLEDAVADDEVELAKQQAVAALDVLAGSPEPNPLVFVRVRDADTVNEIADQLGAGAAVLTGFVFPKFDSSTGAKYLDALEGAAERLQRPVYGMPVLESKALVHRQTRDQELTEIAALLAEHRERVLAVRVGATDMCSTFGIRRDRDLTIYDVRVVADVIADIVNYLGRADGTGFVITGPVWEYFADHERMFRPLLRSAPFEESDAVPFRQYLVSRDLDGLLREITLDRANGMQGKTVIHPSHVAAVHALSVVTHEEYSDALDILQVEVGGVAASEYRNKMNEMRPHRSWAHQTLLRARVFGVANKGVSFVDLLTALVKV from the coding sequence ATGACCGTGGGCATCGCCGTCCAGCAGGAAGTAAACCTGCGGAAGCGTTTGCCGCTGCGCCATTTTCGGCAGCTGCACGGACCGGATGTACGACATCTATTTCATCGGCAGCCGGAGCCCTTCGGCGACAGCACGGATCGGGAGTTACTCGCAATCGCTTTGGGCGCAACGCTTTACGCGCCCGCGACGCGGCCGGACCTGGCGGAGACGATTCGTAAACGCGCCAAGCGCGGGGTCTGTTCGATGGTGATCGATCTGGAAGACGCGGTCGCCGACGACGAGGTGGAACTCGCCAAGCAGCAGGCGGTCGCCGCTCTGGATGTGCTGGCCGGGAGCCCGGAGCCGAATCCGCTGGTGTTCGTGCGGGTGCGCGACGCCGACACCGTCAACGAGATCGCCGACCAGCTCGGGGCGGGCGCCGCGGTGCTGACCGGATTCGTGTTCCCCAAGTTCGACAGCTCCACCGGCGCGAAATACCTCGACGCCCTGGAGGGCGCGGCCGAACGGCTGCAGCGGCCGGTGTACGGCATGCCGGTGCTGGAGTCGAAAGCGCTGGTGCACCGGCAGACTCGGGACCAGGAGCTCACCGAGATCGCCGCGCTGCTGGCCGAACACCGGGAGCGGGTGCTCGCGGTGCGGGTCGGCGCCACCGACATGTGCTCGACCTTCGGCATCCGCCGCGACCGCGACCTCACCATCTACGACGTGCGGGTGGTCGCGGACGTGATCGCCGACATCGTCAACTACCTGGGCCGCGCCGACGGCACCGGCTTCGTCATCACCGGGCCGGTGTGGGAGTACTTCGCCGACCACGAGCGCATGTTCCGGCCGCTGCTGCGCAGCGCGCCGTTCGAGGAATCCGACGCGGTGCCGTTCCGGCAGTACCTGGTCAGCCGGGACCTGGACGGCTTACTGCGGGAGATCACGCTGGACCGAGCCAACGGGATGCAGGGCAAGACAGTCATCCATCCATCGCATGTGGCCGCGGTGCACGCCCTGTCGGTGGTGACCCACGAGGAGTACTCCGACGCACTCGACATCTTGCAGGTCGAGGTCGGCGGGGTCGCGGCCTCGGAGTACCGCAACAAGATGAACGAGATGCGCCCGCACCGCAGCTGGGCGCACCAGACGCTGTTGCGCGCCCGGGTGTTCGGAGTGGCGAACAAGGGTGTGTCCTTCGTGGATCTGCTGACGGCGCTGGTGAAGGTATGA
- a CDS encoding TerD family protein, with translation MGVSLSKGGNVSLSKAAPGLTKVAVGLGWDLRSTTGTDFDLDASAIATGADKKVLSDQHFVFFNNLKSPEGAIEHAGDNKTGEGEGDDEVINVDLAGTPPTIESIFFPVSIYDAETRQQSFGQVRNAYIRVVNRDSGEELARYDLSEDASTETAMVFGELYRNGAEWKFRAIGQGYAAGLAGIARDYGVNV, from the coding sequence ATGGGTGTCAGTTTGTCCAAGGGCGGCAATGTCTCGCTGAGCAAGGCTGCGCCGGGCCTCACCAAGGTGGCCGTCGGCCTCGGTTGGGACCTGCGGTCCACCACCGGCACCGACTTCGACCTCGACGCGAGCGCCATCGCGACCGGCGCGGACAAGAAGGTCCTTTCGGACCAGCACTTCGTCTTCTTCAACAACCTGAAGTCGCCCGAGGGCGCCATCGAGCACGCGGGCGACAACAAGACCGGTGAAGGTGAGGGCGACGACGAGGTCATCAACGTCGACCTGGCCGGCACCCCGCCGACCATCGAGTCCATCTTCTTCCCGGTCTCGATCTACGACGCGGAGACCCGCCAGCAGTCCTTCGGTCAGGTCCGCAACGCCTACATCCGCGTCGTGAACCGCGACAGCGGTGAGGAGCTCGCCCGCTACGACCTCTCCGAGGACGCCTCCACCGAGACCGCCATGGTCTTCGGCGAGCTGTACCGCAACGGCGCCGAGTGGAAGTTCCGCGCGATCGGCCAGGGCTACGCCGCCGGCCTCGCGGGCATCGCCCGCGATTACGGCGTCAACGTCTAA
- a CDS encoding DUF475 domain-containing protein has protein sequence MVLRIYGLSIAVTVVSLIAAFLYGGVEAFLLCAILGILEVSLSFDNAVINATILERMSEFWQKIFLTIGVVIAVFGMRLVFPLAIVWVTAGLTPVKAFDLAMNVPSAEEQAAGVKSYETLLTEAHPSIAAFGGMFLLMLFLNFIFDEREITWLSWLEKPLAKVGKLDMVSVVVAGIALILTAEFLTADKDRSTVLLAGLLGMVVYIAVDGLGSLFHTEQLVEEHEHSGPSTLVKATGKAAFFLFLYLEVLDASFSFDGVIGAFAITSDPIIIALGLGLIGAMFVRSITVYLVRKGTLGEYVYLEHGAHWAIGALAVILFISIKVHVPELVTGLIGIALIGAAFVTSIIRNKRNGGDDAPEVELEKSATPVG, from the coding sequence GTGGTCCTGCGCATCTATGGACTCTCCATCGCCGTAACGGTGGTATCGCTGATAGCGGCCTTCCTCTACGGCGGTGTCGAGGCATTCCTCCTCTGCGCCATCCTCGGCATTCTCGAGGTGTCGCTGTCCTTCGACAATGCCGTGATCAACGCCACCATCCTCGAGCGGATGAGCGAGTTCTGGCAGAAGATCTTCCTTACCATCGGCGTCGTCATCGCCGTGTTCGGTATGCGCCTGGTGTTCCCGCTCGCGATCGTGTGGGTTACCGCCGGCCTGACTCCGGTCAAGGCCTTCGACCTGGCGATGAACGTGCCCTCCGCGGAGGAGCAAGCGGCCGGCGTCAAGTCCTACGAGACCCTGCTCACCGAGGCGCACCCCTCGATCGCCGCGTTCGGCGGCATGTTCCTGCTGATGCTGTTCTTGAACTTCATCTTCGACGAGCGGGAAATCACCTGGCTGAGCTGGCTGGAGAAGCCGCTGGCCAAGGTCGGCAAGCTGGATATGGTCTCGGTCGTCGTGGCCGGCATCGCGCTGATCCTGACCGCCGAATTCCTCACCGCCGACAAGGACCGCTCCACCGTCCTGCTCGCGGGCCTGCTCGGCATGGTCGTCTACATCGCGGTCGACGGACTCGGATCCCTGTTCCACACCGAGCAACTGGTCGAGGAGCACGAGCACAGCGGGCCGTCCACCCTGGTCAAGGCCACCGGTAAGGCCGCGTTCTTCCTGTTCCTGTACCTGGAAGTGCTCGACGCCTCGTTCTCCTTCGACGGTGTCATCGGCGCCTTCGCCATCACCTCCGACCCGATCATCATCGCGCTGGGCCTGGGCCTGATCGGCGCCATGTTCGTCCGGTCCATCACGGTGTACCTGGTGCGCAAGGGCACGCTGGGCGAGTACGTCTACCTGGAGCACGGCGCGCACTGGGCCATCGGCGCCCTGGCGGTCATCCTGTTCATCTCGATCAAGGTGCACGTGCCCGAGCTCGTCACCGGCCTCATCGGTATCGCCCTGATCGGTGCGGCGTTCGTTACCAGCATCATTCGCAACAAGCGCAATGGCGGGGACGACGCCCCCGAGGTCGAGCTGGAGAAGTCGGCGACCCCGGTCGGCTGA
- a CDS encoding DUF389 domain-containing protein: protein MLHIRVNAPTAMTDDVIKIFDEDDAVTGLSVLRGASVKPPGDLVLADVAREAGNDVITRLRELGVHRQGTIEVDAVRTWLSRSGFDAEVRTPGSSADAVVWADVAQRSYEETELNWTYLSFMTLATVIASIAIILDSQVLLIGAMVLGPEFGAIAALGVALVRRRFTLFGLALRTLLIGFAVSIAVTFVLVLIGRGLGWITIDDVIGPRPSTAFIYTPDKWSFIVAVVAAMAGVLALTSAKATGMAGVFISVTTVPASGNIALGAVFGVGEAVWGSTLQLAVNLTGMALAGWATLAFQQAVWHRMSVRRAKAAHRPYRML, encoded by the coding sequence ATGCTGCACATCCGGGTCAATGCGCCGACCGCGATGACCGACGACGTGATCAAGATTTTCGACGAGGACGACGCCGTGACCGGGCTGTCGGTGCTCCGGGGTGCGTCGGTGAAGCCGCCAGGTGATCTGGTGCTCGCCGACGTCGCCAGGGAAGCCGGCAACGATGTGATCACCCGATTGCGCGAACTCGGCGTGCACCGCCAGGGCACCATCGAGGTCGACGCGGTGCGAACCTGGCTCTCCCGCAGCGGTTTCGACGCCGAGGTGCGCACCCCGGGCAGTAGTGCCGACGCGGTGGTCTGGGCGGATGTGGCGCAGCGCTCGTACGAGGAAACCGAGCTGAACTGGACCTACCTGAGTTTCATGACGCTGGCGACGGTGATCGCCTCGATCGCCATCATCCTGGATTCGCAGGTGCTGTTGATCGGCGCGATGGTGCTCGGTCCGGAATTCGGCGCCATCGCCGCGCTCGGAGTTGCCCTGGTACGCAGGCGATTCACGCTTTTCGGGCTGGCTTTGCGAACCCTGCTGATCGGTTTCGCGGTCTCGATCGCCGTGACGTTCGTGCTGGTGTTGATCGGGCGCGGATTGGGCTGGATCACCATCGATGACGTCATCGGGCCGCGACCGAGCACCGCGTTCATCTACACCCCGGACAAGTGGTCGTTCATCGTCGCGGTGGTCGCCGCCATGGCCGGTGTCCTTGCCCTGACCTCCGCGAAAGCGACCGGCATGGCCGGTGTCTTCATCTCGGTGACCACGGTGCCCGCGTCCGGCAATATCGCGCTGGGCGCGGTTTTCGGTGTGGGCGAGGCGGTCTGGGGCTCCACCCTGCAATTGGCGGTGAACCTGACCGGCATGGCGCTGGCGGGCTGGGCCACGCTGGCGTTCCAGCAGGCCGTCTGGCACCGGATGTCGGTGCGCCGCGCCAAGGCAGCGCACCGGCCCTATCGGATGTTGTGA
- the rpsF gene encoding 30S ribosomal protein S6, translating to MRHYEVMVILDPSLDERTVSPTLDNMLNVVKTEGGKVDKVDIWGRRRLAYEISKQAEGIYAVVELTATPATVSELDRQLGLNETVLRTKVLRHGK from the coding sequence GTGCGTCATTACGAAGTGATGGTTATCCTCGACCCGAGCCTGGACGAGCGCACTGTTAGTCCGACACTGGACAACATGCTGAACGTCGTCAAGACCGAAGGCGGCAAGGTCGACAAGGTCGACATCTGGGGCCGTCGCCGGCTCGCCTACGAAATCTCCAAGCAGGCCGAAGGCATCTACGCGGTGGTCGAGCTGACCGCCACCCCCGCCACGGTGAGCGAACTCGACCGCCAGCTCGGCCTCAACGAAACGGTGCTGCGCACCAAGGTTCTGCGCCACGGCAAGTGA
- a CDS encoding single-stranded DNA-binding protein, producing the protein MAGDTVITVIGNLTADPELRFTPAGAAVANFTVASTPRVFDRNSNEWKDGEALFLRCNIWREAAENVAESLTRGSRVIVSGRLKQRSYETREGEKRTVVELEVDEVGPSLRYATAKVNKANRGGGGGGGGFGGGSGSGGSGGNNFAASSSGSGGGGGRSGGAEDDPWGSAPAAGSFGGGGRVDDEPPF; encoded by the coding sequence ATGGCAGGCGACACGGTCATCACCGTCATCGGAAACTTGACGGCTGACCCCGAGCTTCGATTCACGCCCGCGGGGGCGGCGGTGGCTAATTTCACCGTCGCGTCGACTCCCCGTGTGTTCGACCGTAATTCGAATGAGTGGAAAGACGGCGAAGCGCTTTTTCTGCGCTGCAACATCTGGCGCGAAGCTGCGGAAAATGTCGCCGAATCGCTGACCCGAGGCTCGCGAGTAATCGTGAGCGGACGACTGAAGCAGCGCTCCTACGAAACCCGCGAGGGTGAGAAGCGCACGGTCGTCGAACTCGAGGTCGACGAGGTCGGTCCCTCGCTGCGTTACGCCACCGCGAAGGTCAACAAGGCCAATCGCGGCGGTGGTGGCGGCGGAGGCGGCTTCGGCGGCGGCAGTGGCAGTGGCGGTAGCGGCGGTAACAACTTCGCCGCGTCCTCCTCCGGTTCCGGTGGTGGCGGCGGTCGTTCCGGCGGCGCCGAGGACGACCCCTGGGGCAGTGCGCCCGCGGCCGGCTCCTTCGGGGGCGGCGGCCGCGTAGATGACGAACCGCCGTTCTAA
- the rpsR gene encoding 30S ribosomal protein S18, with translation MPKAPAREKVLKKKACAFCKEAKSGTVNIDYKDTTLLRKYVSDRGKIRARRVTGNCVQHQRDVAVAVKNSREVALLPYVSTAR, from the coding sequence ATGCCTAAAGCGCCCGCGCGCGAAAAGGTGCTGAAGAAGAAGGCTTGCGCTTTTTGCAAGGAAGCCAAGTCCGGCACCGTCAATATCGATTACAAAGACACCACGCTGCTGCGTAAGTACGTCAGTGATCGCGGCAAGATCCGCGCTCGCCGGGTCACCGGTAACTGCGTGCAGCACCAGCGCGATGTCGCCGTTGCCGTCAAGAACAGCCGTGAGGTGGCCCTGCTGCCTTACGTCTCCACGGCTCGCTGA
- the rplI gene encoding 50S ribosomal protein L9, translating to MKLILTADVDNLGAPGDTVEVKDGYGRNFLLPRGLAIAASRGAEKQVAGIRRAQDARKVRDLDHANELKQAIEGLESVSLSVKTAGTGKLFGSVTQADVAAAIKTAGGPVVDKRSIELPKSHIKTVGKHGVVVHLHPDVVAKFDLQVAAN from the coding sequence ATGAAGCTCATTCTTACTGCTGATGTGGACAACCTCGGTGCGCCCGGTGACACGGTCGAGGTCAAGGACGGCTACGGCCGTAACTTCCTGCTGCCCCGCGGCCTGGCCATCGCGGCCAGCCGTGGCGCCGAGAAGCAGGTTGCCGGCATCCGCCGGGCGCAGGACGCCCGTAAGGTCCGCGACCTGGATCACGCCAACGAGCTGAAGCAGGCCATCGAAGGCCTGGAGTCGGTCTCGCTGAGCGTGAAGACTGCCGGCACCGGCAAGCTCTTCGGTTCGGTGACCCAGGCGGATGTCGCCGCGGCCATCAAGACCGCGGGCGGCCCCGTTGTCGACAAGCGCAGCATCGAGCTGCCGAAGTCGCACATCAAGACCGTTGGCAAGCACGGCGTCGTGGTGCACCTGCACCCCGATGTGGTTGCCAAGTTCGACCTGCAGGTCGCGGCCAACTGA